Proteins from one Porites lutea chromosome 3, jaPorLute2.1, whole genome shotgun sequence genomic window:
- the LOC140931099 gene encoding potassium channel subfamily K member 3-like yields the protein MISLLAKKTLIRVITFFAYGLFVAWIFTLIEKRDESSYERRDKMLETLEKELQLRYNMTHKDFNDFVKRTENATKEGDELDWTFLNSAGFVFAALTTIGFGHITPKHPSGQGITILFCLIGIPITMLAMKSAGELWASSIEFIVRKIEKDFLKRSQPSHVKKKTLFVACALTVLVLILAAISTAHLEDWNFIESLYAWFITLTTIGFGDYVHLKKMQRDVDEGKAKESTLLLYGMLLSLPYMIGLSLMSCILSILVDSIDHIRNFRDRVFRLSSSCKKSAAGNGISRDGEQNGQSVNSGGNTTIV from the exons ATGATTAGTCTTCTTGCTAAAAAGACGCTGATACGCGTGATCACGTTTTTCGCGTATGGTTTGTTCGTGGCTTGGATTTTTACCTTGATAGAAAAAAGAGATGAGTCAAGTTACGAGAGGAGGGACAAGATGTTAGAGACACTTGAGAAGGAATTGCAACTAAGGTATAACATGACACATAAGGACTTTAACGATTTTGTGAAAAGAACTGAAAACGCCACGAAGGAGGGCGATGAACTGGACTGGACTTTTCTTAACAGTGCTGGATTTGTCTTTGCTGCTCTCACCACAATAG GATTCGGGCATATCACACCAAAGCATCCCTCTGGACAAGGCATCACCATTCTCTTTTGTCTAATTGGTATTCCTATAACCATGCTGGCAATGAAATCGGCGGGTGAGCTCTGGGCAAGTTCCATCGAGTTCAttgtaagaaaaatagagaaagacTTCCTTAAAAGAAGTCAACCATCGCACGTGAAGAAGAAGACACTATTCGTCGCATGTGCTTTGACCGTGCTCGTGCTGATCCTCGCAGCTATTTCCACGGCTCACCTCGAAGACTGGAATTTTATAGAAAGCTTGTATGCATGGTTCATCACTTTGACAACGATTGGTTTTGGCGATTATGTGCACCTGAAAAAAATGCAGAGAGATGTCGATGAAGGAAAAGCTAAGGAGTCTACTCTTCTACTTTATGGCATGCTACTATCACTACCTTATATGATAGGACTAAGTCTGATGTCGTGTATTTTGTCAATTCTCGTGGACTCCATCGACCATATTCGAAATTTTCGTGATCGGGTTTTTAGACTTTCGTCGAGTTGCAAGAAGTCAGCAGCGGGAAATGGGATTTCAAGAGATGGTGAGCAGAATGGTCAATCGGTTAATTCAGGCGGAAACACAACAATTGTATAA
- the LOC140929731 gene encoding potassium channel subfamily K member 3-like, translated as MNYGLVKKGLWRAILLYIYAFLGGCIFYVIERKPENSREIYTRLTEQLHQNFTAKFNISMNQSDFELFMKEAFFVVKTGKRIDWTLFSGLGFTMMSLTTIGFGNITPETPLGQMITIVYCIVGIPICLAFLKTLGETIAKVVEKFVLLVERQFFGRRRPEKLKTKSLCLTFILMVFTLCLGGLTQIYLEDWSFVEGIYAFFAMLSTIGYGDYIPWWSALTKANAAENKRDHLWLILSALALPGMAGLCVVSAVINSLVDALDELKIQIYVQSKCLRCERKASRHKETVTLEKLNEDVNLENNFFRVPVKERLRSASI; from the exons ATGAATTATGGACTTGTCAAAAAAGGTCTCTGGAGAGCAATTTTGCTTTATATCTACGCGTTTTTAGGAGGTTGCATATTCTATGTAATTGAAAGAAAACCTGAGAACAGTAGAGAGATCTATACAAGACTAACCGAACAACTTCATCAAAATTTTACGGCTAAATTCAACATTTCAATGAATCAAAGTGATTTTGAGTTATTCATGAAAGAAGCATTTTTCGTCGTGAAAACAGGTAAAAGAATCGACTGGACTTTATTTTCTGGTTTGGGCTTCACAATGATGTCATTAACAACAATAG gttttggTAACATCACGCCAGAAACTCCACTTGGACAAATGATCACCATCGTGTACTGTATCGTCGGTATTCCCATTTGCTTGGCCTTTCTAAAGACACTGGGTGAAACTATTGCCAAGGTTGTTGAAAAATTCGTATTACTTGTGGAGAGACAGTTCTTTGGTAGGAGAAGACCCGAAAAACTCAAGACAAAAAGCCTCTGCTTAACGTTTATCCTGATGGTATTTACTCTTTGCCTCGGCGGATTGACCCAAATATATCTGGAAGATTGGAGCTTTGTGGAAGGAATCTATGCGTTTTTTGCGATGCTTTCGACAATTGGCTATGGTGACTATATTCCTTGGTGGAGTGCTCTGACAAAAGCTAATGCTGCTGAAAATAAGCGTGATCATCTTTGGCTGATTCTTTCCGCTTTGGCGTTGCCAGGCATGGCAGGACTTTGTGTGGTCAGCGCGGTAATAAATTCTCTCGTGGATGCTCTTGATGAGCTAAAGATTCAGATTTATGTTCAAAGTAAGTGTCTCAGATGCGAAAGAAAAGCCTCACGACACAAAGAAACTGTGACTTTAGAAAAGTTGAACGAGGATGTAAATCTGGAAAATAACTTCTTCCGAGTGCCAGTTAAGGAGAGGCTGAGATCAGCCTCCATATGA